The window AAGGGGTGAACAAAgaaaactatataaaataaaataggaTGGCCCATAAGCGCTCCCTTCCCAAATGTTCCCCCTTGAATTTTGAATATTTGTTTTTTAAAAATCCCTTCAACCCACCTGCCAATACCGATATACGGATGAAGGCAGTTCACGACCCGCCTCATCCCCTATTGTTGAGTCCTTCCCCTCCGTTTGCGCCAAGCCATGCAAATATTAACAGCTGCACAGCGCTGTGTGAGATTCACCAAGACAACACCCATTGTtgtgtgagagagaaaaaagggggctgAGAGAGGTAGAGTGGTCTACCTTGTTTCTGCCCCAGATGATAAACAAAGTTTGACCTCCATGCTGTCAATACAAATATTAACCGCCTTCAAAAGTATGGCTCTTCAGCTCCCATACTAACACCCCGTTCCTTTCACGATAATGTGTCGATAGCTATGTCCGTTGTCCATCTGGATTCGTGGACAGCTACTGATTGTCTATTCCTTATCGCGGTTCGATTTAAGCCTTTCTGGCCTTCTTGTTCAGGCCCTTTGCCTTTCGTGATTTGATGTCAACCTCGGCAAGCCACCTGCTCGCCTTGACCAGCTGGACCACATTGATGATCTGCTTAGCCAGCATGATCGGGAAGCTGACACCGGTGATGATCCAGGGGAGGGTGGAATCCATCTTGTTCGCTCGGGCAATCTCAAGGGCTGCGGCGCTGAAGGGATCGGGGAACATTTGTCGGAGGAGAGAGGTGTTGACCGGGACGCCGGGCTGGATCTGGCCACCGCTGGTCTCCTCCACGCTCTTGATGAGGTGGGGTGAGAGGAGgggcgaggagaaggacaGGAGGTAGAGcgcgatgaagaagacttcATTGAATaagcagaagacgaagagaacgGTCTAGAGCAGCGTTTTTGGTCAGTACAGCAAGCCTCGATGGCGGGGGAACTAGTGACCGGGGGGTATGCGAACCTTGTTGGTGTAGTACAAGTTCAACAGCCAGCTCTGGCTCTTGTCAATGTTCTTGTGGCTCGAGTCGGAGCCTCCAACAACCAGAGTGGCATACATGTGCATGTAGTGGCTGGAGAAGTCGAGCGCAATCAGGccctggaagatgatggcccATCGCGGAAAGGCCGAGGACAGGAAAACCAGCAGGCACGAGGTGGTGCAGCGGTCCGTGACCATGTCCAGGACGGCACCGAAGCGAGTCGACTGGTTAAAAGCTCTGGCAGCATATCCGTCGAGAGCGtcgagcaagcaagagaCGCTGTAGAGCAGGGAGCACGTGCGAGGGTGTAGGGGCATATAGTATAGAGAGGCAATAGCAAGGACGATTCGACAGTAGCCTGGCAGCGCAGCAAATATTAGCAATGCTGTCTGGATTTCTCCTCCGTACGGGGTCTCATCGTCAGATTTGCACGCGTACCTATAATGTTGGGCCAGAACAGAAAGATGTTCTCGTCGCCGTCAGAATCCGAGGCTTCCGGCGCATCGCGAGTTGAGCCgttgccatcaacaacggCAGTGGAGCGGTCGTCGTCAGAGCCATGCTCGAGCTTTTCTTGGGCAGCTCGCCGTCGAGTCCGAGGTGCCGACATGGTGGTTGATGGTGTGCGATAAGGTATCACAAAGCTGAGCCGCAGAGATACGAGGGGCAGCGGAATTGCCAGCAAGCTCGCGTGATTAACGACCGAAGGCTGCAAGGTGTGCTCGGTGTTCGTTATCTGCCTGAGCTTTTGAGGAAAAAGCAGGCGGACTTTCGCGGGAGGGAGGGGTTCGGCGTGGAAGTTGCACAAGAGACGGGCGGCCGCAGAAAATCAACGGGGGACCTGAAGTAGATTATAAGAGGCGTCGTGGGATGAAGCAAGATGGAAAAGCTGGGCGAAAGAACGGATGCGAATGGAAAATGCTACAGAAAGTTAAGGAGAGCTTGAttggaaaaagcaaagcttGGGTACGCAGCTAGCAGTCCATAGTGGCGGACACGGTGTCGCAATTTGCCGTGGACGTAGATTGGGATGGTGCAAAAGTGGCCGCTCAGCCTTGGCTAGTCGGTGGCTGCACGTGGTGATGCGCCAAATTAGGTTAGTCGGTAGGTGCGGATcctcatccatccaatccGTTTTGATCCTTGAAGATTATTTATCATTTCATGCGTTGCCCAATCTCCATTCCGCACTCACACCACAAAGGGCATGATTCCGCAGCTCGAGGCGTGACTGGTTTGACTTTGGTCTTACAAAACTCTCATTAGCTGGAATTGTGGGAGGCAACCTTTTAGGTTGAGCCTTCTTTCATTACAACAGATCAAATGTTCTCTTCAGCCACATCATCACCGAATCAGAAGCACCAGATCGTCAGGCATCCAGGCTGAAAGCTGTGTTTGCTTCAAATCccttcctccgcctccctGCCAGCTCATCATAGCCATTCCTTCAATCGACTTGGAGGCTTTAATATACACAGCCAGCACAGTGTCATcacccagccagccagcaatTTCGCATACTCCGTAGACGTCAACACCGAGTGAGGCTGCAATGTCACCTACGTGCGAAAATACACCTACACCCTCCAAGTCCACAGCGGGCCGAGCAGACAGGCATGGGTATGCCTTGCGTATCTGTATTCGTATGCCTGCAACTCCGGAGCAAGGCGGCGGATTATTCTTGCAACCCGTGCCCATCCGGGATTCCATCTCCTTGGTCCCGGGCCAGAGACAAGGTTCCCTCCGCCTTGCTGGGGGGAAAAGAGCCGCGTGCATGTATCGACAACACGCGACACAGCGCCTAATTACACCCATCACAGGTACCTAAGTATGTAGATAGCATGGCCCATGCGGAGAATTGCTGCTCATCCCAATATCTGTGCTGGATTTGATGTTTATCGTCCCCCAAAGTAAAGTTGCACGCAACGCGCGTCCGAATGCGTTTAATAGACGTCTGGCGAAATAAGCGGGACTGCAAATTACCAATAATACACTTTCGTAATTGTTACGAAGTCAGCAAGGAattgatgctttttttttttttttgctctacGTATACGTGCCTAGTACTCCATAAATATCTACGAGTACACAAGGTCTACCTATAACTCCGACTGTGACAGAGCATCATTATACTTTATACAAAGCATATAACTTGTGCCCACCCTGGTTCATCTATCGCCAGGCTGGATGCCGTAGCCAGAGAGACACAAGGACAAAAGTGTGGATACATCGTCCGAGTTTGTTAGCAAATATCCCTTCAATAAACGATGCAGTTGTTCCCATGAGTTTTTGCAATTCCGCCTTGAACATAGCTCAGTCGCCGGATTCTCCCTCATGTTGGCTTCTATAAACTTTCATTGCAGCGAGCAAATCGACAGTCTCTCTACACAGAGttttctccgtctctctcgcATTTCTACAGATTAATCAAAAAATATAATTGCCTCTAGCATATCTTGTACTTAAATATTTCTCTCCCCAAAATTTGAGCTATAAAAAAAGTCACGCTGCTCCGATAATATGCGTCGGCGTTGTTCGGGATCTTGAACCTTACTTAAGTAAGCCGATCAACATACCTAAGAGTCACACACCCCTCTTTTTAGCAGAGCTGCTATACTGGTACCGGGCCCGCTATCGCCAAAGCCGTCTACTCAAAAGGGCCTTGTTTGGCTTCTTTtactctttctttctcaCCTTGGGTATATTGTCAGTTTGGATATCTTGAGCATCTGCGCTCCAGAATCTCCTATTGATGGTTCACAATGGCTAACTTGATCACTTTGGCCACGTGCTCCCTCAACCAGTGGGCGCTGGACTGGGAGGGAAATCTTGCAAGAATTCGCAAGAGTATTTTGAAGGCCAAAGAAGCCGGAGCTACCTTGCGAACTGGCCCTGAACTGGAAATAAGTGGCTATGGCTGGTAGGTTCTTTGACGCCATCGATATGGTTGCTCCTGGGATAATAGCTTGTGTTTCTCAGTTGACACCGAAACGGCCGAGTGCTAACTACAACTGATAGTCTCGATCACTTTCTTGAGTCCGATGTCTATGATCATGCCCTGGATATGCTATCCAAAATCCTAACGGATACATCCCTTCATGGCATTCTCATTGACGTGGGACTCCCTCTTATGCACAGAGGCTGCAGATATAATTGCCGTGCAATGATCCTtgatggcaagctgctgtGTCTTCGTCCAAAGATATATCTGGCCAACGATGGGTGAGTTAAGAAGACTGACTACCTTGCCTTACACTCATGTTGATGAGTGTTCAGAACTCCTCGGTGCTTCATAAATAATCAGCCGGGAGCTCCAACATAGGCAATGACTGATCCCTTTGCTATAGAAACTTCAGAGAGAACCGCTTCTTCACCCCCTGGAACCGCCCCAGATATGTTGAGAAATACAACCTTCCTCCACAGATCCAGGAACACCAGGGAGTTCGACAGGTGCCTATCGGTGACATTATCTTGTCTCTTAATGATACAACACTTGCAGCCGAAACCTGCGAAGAACTTTTTACTCCTCAGGCACCACACATCAACATGTATGTATTCCCCTTAATGAAAACAGTCTCTCGTCAGCATTTACTAATTATTAACCTCAGGGGTTTGAACGGCGTTGAAATCTTCACAAACAGCTCAGGATCCCACCACAGCTTGCGCAAGCTCAATGAACGAATCGCTTTGATTCAGGAGGCCACCCGAAAGAACGGCGGCATCTATCTCTACGCAAATCAGTCGGGTACGTCTAAAGCCAGCATTCCTTTATTAGTCACTCCTCTGCTGACAGTTCATAGGCTGCGATGGTGACCGTC of the Trichoderma breve strain T069 chromosome 4, whole genome shotgun sequence genome contains:
- a CDS encoding CDP-alcohol phosphatidyltransferase domain-containing protein — encoded protein: MSAPRTRRRAAQEKLEHGSDDDRSTAVVDGNGSTRDAPEASDSDGDENIFLFWPNIIGYCRIVLAIASLYYMPLHPRTCSLLYSVSCLLDALDGYAARAFNQSTRFGAVLDMVTDRCTTSCLLVFLSSAFPRWAIIFQGLIALDFSSHYMHMYATLVVGGSDSSHKNIDKSQSWLLNLYYTNKTVLFVFCLFNEVFFIALYLLSFSSPLLSPHLIKSVEETSGGQIQPGVPVNTSLLRQMFPDPFSAAALEIARANKMDSTLPWIITGVSFPIMLAKQIINVVQLVKASRWLAEVDIKSRKAKGLNKKARKA